In the Arachis ipaensis cultivar K30076 chromosome B04, Araip1.1, whole genome shotgun sequence genome, GAGGGGGAAGGAGGCCACGTTGCTGCCGCAGCTACCAATCCGCGCCGTCAGGGTCGTCCCATCCACGGAGCCTGAGTCGCACCGTGTCACTGAGAGAAGAAGGAGATCCGGAAGGGAGGAAGAGCACCGGGGAAGCAGCAGCTCACAGGCCAGCCGCATTCTACCACCACGTTCGGCTCCTCGCCGTCGCGCTACCGATTTGCCGCCGATCCAGTCATCCGCGTCGTCGTCCTTGCCGCGAGTCCAGCGCCGTCGTTGCTATCTTTGCACGAGGAGAGGTAGAGGCTAGCAGTGGAGGGCGGCGCATGAGAGGGAGTTCGTGTCTCACCACCGTCACCCAATGGGGCCACGGACTGCGCCGGTCGCCGCCGCGTCGCGTCGAGGAGGAAGACTGAGACTGAGCGCCGCTGGGAGGGAGGACGACGCGAGCTGGAGGTCCGGTCGCCGTGGTGCTATGGAGCAGACAGAACCGCGCCACGCTGTTGGGGTTCTCACTGTCGCCAGAAAGGAATTCAGATCTGCCGCTGCCGGAGCTTCTAGCCGAGCCTCAACCGCCGGGAACGCCGCTGCCGCCACTAAGCTCCACTGCCGGTAAGGCTTTTAAGTTGAGTTTCCCTTCTGTTGAGTTTCCCGGAACTTCATTGTCGCTGCGTGTGGTTCAGATCGCCGCTGCTGCTTGGGGCTGACTGCCGGGTtgccgccgaaccggttcggagaccgccgctgtttcggttcaaccgttccttcttcggttcggtaagcatTTCAATTTGAAAGCCCTTTCGTTATTGTTCTGTTATCTCACACTGAGGTTTGTGGcattaattgctataagattgagtttcggttgttgtatgttgcgattagagttgttgagactgtTACAAAAGCGGCTTGGAgccgaggttttggttgccggtgatttcgagttgaggcggaaaggactctgtgagacgtttgggttatggatttgcattttgaggtaggggcgctttccaaaaactatgttttatgtattggaattattacatatggatactgatatgAGACAAttggtatttggtgattgtatctgccttgtgTGTTATTTGATTGTCTCGAATGGTTAAGGATgcttgtttggctgaattgttgtgcggcttgtgAAATATAATGTTTTGATGttaattctttaaagatttgaaatctgagtttgatccgttgaggattgaGTTGAATTGAGTTAATTATCTTGGTAATGTGAAAAGCCGAACGCACTTTTGAaatcagcctggtttactttaactGAATTGGttttggacaaatgatttgttattgagcagtttctttaaagctttagaaatgagttaaatcggttgatattgagttgatttctgaaatggtttccttaaaaagggaactcactttgagtaaatttggcttatgagcctgagatgatttgagaaatgagatctttaaagccaaggctgaaaagagttgaaacttgatttcaaagtgaaatgagttaagaaaatgatttatggcttaaatgccgatttcatgaatttgatgattttgaatgtggaagtgctgttttgttgagagccggaatggctgtgtatgtttatacatattgattggttctggattgaaccgtgagccggaatggctgtgtatgatatgaatattggctagTTCTGgaatgaaccgtgagccggatggctgagatggatgttgatccatggatgagattgattgcatgtttatgctgaatcattgataaatgtgaatgttgcacttccactatctgagattacgagtttccctgggtagtagcagtggctagccaccacgtgctccaggttgagacttgacaCTCTGTTGACCCtttgtcgtaagtgtggccgggcactgtgaaagccccggatgagctcgcccccgtaaatattcaccaatgagggtgatggatatgcatcatgattatgatcaagtttatgataagtataactcgagttggggatacgcgacagagggacagtccaatggttagctaccaggacttgtcgggttggctctataaccgacagatgatatcatcagccactagggacaggcatgcatcatatgcatttgtgtgacattggttgggtgtgcatattatacttggtttgcctatgtaaTGGAGGACTtgtaggacttgtcgggttggctctataaccgacagatgatatcatcagccactagggacaggcattcatcatatgcatctatgtgacattgcttgggtgtgcatattgtacttggcttgcctttgtgattaattgctaattgtcctacttgcaataactgtttgtttgtgcctgCATCTTCTTAtttgtgtttgcatctgggactctgttggattgtggtgattggttgttggttggattgtttgggcctagggccgtggttggaaagggccgtggttggaaagagatgaactgatggttgatttcggttttgtgtttctagtttggaaaaaaaattatgaaaggctattttggttccgcatagataaaccgttttgaaaggcttttgagtttttgagaattgaacggttcttcttttcaaaaagatttccgactttacttttattggaaactgttgtttttgaaaagaggcataagacgattattaatcactgatgcggttatcttcacgtatcctattacagtaattcccaaaaaccctttactgagaaccctttcgaggatgatgttctcacccccctacatttttcccctttcaggatatgggcgcagaagtcacgaagagtttatttagttattgATATGTTCTGTATTGATGTAgattatttattgtaccctcATCTTTgtcttgatatattctgtgagagggatagggattgtattggttaatgcttgtaaatatatttgtatatatatatatatatggatgtactctttatgagttttgtaagttgtatggtatctatggatgtatgttatcggatgaaagtatttttgggagcgatattgcggtttaaagttttaaacaggctcatattttagtattaaatagtataaaagtcgtcgtaatgtccgagctatcagagttgcgcagccggaagcgtgagctttggtagttagggtgttacattatggtatcagagcagttcttcctgtagagcctgaggaatagactgactatgcttcagttgcatgctctgagcgtttgtcatggaATAGGTCTTGtcaaatgacgagaattagagctttatgcacatgacgatctattgattaacgctgttagtcttgcattgcataattcttggtattaagtttggccagcttAATACTAGTGGAttttgtatatgaaagcactgatgggttatcatagatgaNNNNNNNNNNNNNNNNNNNNNNNNNNNNNNNNNNNNNNNNNNNNNNNNNNNNNNNNNNNNNNNNNNNNNNNNNNNNNNNNNNNNNNNNNNNNNNNNNNNNNNNNNNNNNNNNNNNNNNNNNNNNNNNNNNNNNNNNNNNNNNNNNNNNNNNNNNNNNNNNNNNNNNNNNNNNNNNNNNNNNNNNNNNNNNNNNNNNNNNNNNNNNNNNNNNNNNNNNNNNNNNNNNNNNNNNNNNNNNNNNNNNNNNNNNNNNNNNNNNNNNNNNNNNNNNNNNNNNNNNNNNNNNNNNNNNNNNNNNNNNNNNNNNNNNNNNNNNNNNNNNNNNNNNNNNNNNNNNNNNNNNNNNNNNNNNNNNNNNNNNNNNNNNNNGAgtccattctttgagaaattgttgattcagttttactcttatttgacagtgatcgCAGccaaattttgagatttttataaaaaattgctgttgaatagacatatacttatctatatatgaaattttgaagatttcttacacagtttaacaactacttatttctaatacctcgctCGTGTTTTCACTGGTTTGCAAAACTACATTTACCTTAAAATTAAATTGCCTTCTAGTAGTTCTACTATAgctccaatgcacatcttcatttgattatgtatttgaatatttttcaaaatttaaaggataaaggatttaccacttttgtctcgtttgagtttcgtttgataagctttacttaacttattttgaaATGAGTTTGGTTTAGCATGCTTCATGGTTTATgctattgttgttcttttgaaaatgttggactcatagctttcctcttatgaacggactcgttccttcttaagcttttctcCTCTATGAAGGTCATACGTGACTCTGtctttaactaatcttttacatcttgaaaacattaccattgatcttggtttgtcctctcttgtggATCTCATCCTtatgtgagtcagtttgattcaTTTCAATTTAGTGCATTATTTATTCTCTCATTatttctacaagagtttttagtcaaagatttatcattgggaaattacaaatgattgagttatctttttctacgacttttgtattcttttggttCAATTGAAAGCTTATTTGATGCCCCATGCCTAgtgaatcttgtttgaactatttaagatcctttcttgcaaggcttgactcatttttagtacatcttaaactttttgaatgttcttctgagatggtgatttcaagaaacACTTttagagtcttgttttgaactttcAAAGgaattttgaattctctttggaaGAATACTagacggaatttattttctgttgtttgattgagattgaaaccattgtccacttttgacgaaattaatttaaagttggcatgtgctattttaaatgaggttttggagaacttccttgtttagtggaaatcggtttgtttgtaacgcaccacctATTTCCTTACCAGATTGTGTGCAAATTTTTACCttggagtttcttttctaaaaggagtttaattttctctttcatccttgctacgaatgttatacacgcttgtttgaatatgaactttgagaatttttgaacaagcctTTGATTTCTCTCCCGagttttatgaactgcttttggttaagttgtgcatctaattatctttctaaaatatttgaaaaaatattttagcCTTTAACCAAACCCGTGTGCACCTTGTTTTTAGAACCCGACAAAATCTATTTCAACATGAACTTGCATTAAAGCAAAGCCAcgattatgcttttgttactctcttgaagaatgttgtTAATTAACCTTTCTTTTAGATTGCGAAGTGGTTTTTCCGCAAGTTTCGGTTcctttatgaacaatgtatttggAATTACTTTTAATCTTGCTCTTGAGttttgtgagctttgtcttgggtttgatatTCCTTTTtgtaaacctcatacttcttcgactcaactTGAATTTGTTTCGAACTAAGGGGCTGGTTCTCTTCTGATTGGTTCTATTGGATTTCTTGGATCCAAGTGTTTTCTTTGGAGTTGTCAatcgatttatttctagcaaactccTTTGCTTGGACATCTTTGTCTATCCGGGGATTGGATACATTCTCTTGAATCTATGAGTATTACCCTTGACAATTGTCTCTCCGTTCTAAAtctggtatccttctgagtagactcgagactTGTTTTGATATCatgtgcgacttgtagacgtagtaacgcgatgcgttagttctttaagacgtgatacgTGTATATGGAAGGTGAAACGGTAGGTGTACCATGTTATGATTTGTGGATGTTTTGTTCCATGCTAACGGGTTTGCGGTTGTTAGGCTTATGATTGGCCATGAGGTTGTAAAATGACTGGTGGAGTTGGGAGGTTGAGGTTCTGAAGTAAGAACGAGATTTGTCGGCGAACATTGTGGCCGTTGTTTTATTACCAACCTGCTTTGGTAGCCTTTATGTCACATTGATACCGCCTTGttttgtgaacgcctatcttggTTTGCACCCTATTTTGTTACCTCAAGTTTTTGTAAAAGTCTTGAGATTATGTGACCTtgtgcattgagcctaccttgtaacgtttgctttgcaatcacactcctacctttgcacccttatgcatatgacaatcaaagtatttgaaaatcgtatatatgattatattttgagatacttttgcttcttccttaaatgtgttcaaaggtgaactgttatggaatttctttcattttgtatcaattttcgagggcgaaaatttttataaggtgggtagaatgtaagacccaggactttgaaaagtctttttatgatcaagtctcaaatcatatagttatttacagcctcaatttcagaaattattttattaaagataattaaggcaagttttgatttattggatttgagataagttatgattattatacaattttataattattggattattttctatatttaaagtataagattgatagttatgaaataataaggatttttatatgatttggattagataaataatattttaaatattattactgctattttggaaaatgaagaaattaagtatattacttctaattatttgatttggacattttatttgaaaataatttgcaaaagtgatgaacaaatagtattttctatatataattagggtTGGATTTAATtgagtttcaattactatattatccccaattttatgtgaaattactataatgcccctaaccctaatttttctaAACCCATTCCCTTCCATCCTTCCTCCACGCTGCGCAGCCCAACCACTTTCCTCACTGCCTTTGCtgcgcagcaacaacaacaatgacaCACACAGTTTCCTTTGTTctccaagaaagaaagaaacaaagagaaagagagatcTGAGGGGGAAGAAGGCCACGTTGCTGCCGCTGCTACCAATCCGCACCGTCAGGGTCGTCCCATCCACGGAGCCTGAGTCGCGCCGTGTCACTGAGAGGAGAAGGAGATCCGGAAGGGAGGAAGAGCATCGGGGAAGCAGCAGCTCACAGGCCAGCCGCATTCTACCACCACGTTGGGCTCCTCGCCGTCGCGCTACCGATGTGCCGCCGATCCAATCATCTGCGCCGTCGTCCTTACCGCGAGTACAGCGCCGTCGTTGCTATCTTTGCACGAGGAGAGGTAGGGCTAGCAGTGGAAGGCGGCGCATGAGAGGGAGTTCGTGCCTCACCACCGTCACCCAATGGGGCCACGGACTACGCCGGTCGCCGCCGCGTCGCGTCGAGGAGGAAGACTGAGACTGAGCGCCGCTGGGAGGGAGGACGACGCGAGCTGGAGGTCCGGTCGCCGTGGTGCTATGGAGCAGACAGAACCGCGCCACGCTGTTGGGGTTCTCACTGTCGCCAGAAAGGAATTCAGATCTGCCGCTGCCGGAGCTTCTAGCCGAGCCTCAACCGCCGGGAACGCCGCTGCCGCCACCGAGCTCCACTGCCGGAAGGCTTTTAAAGTTGAGTTTCCCTTCTGTTGAGTTTCCCGGAACTTCATTGTCGCTGCGTGTGGTTCAGATCGCCGCTGCTGCTTGGGGCTGACTGCCGGGTTGCCGCCGAACCGGTTCGAagaccgccgctgtttcggttcaaccgttccttcttcggttcggtaagcatTTCAATTTGAAAGCCCTTTCGTTATTGTTCTGTTATCtcacgctgaggtttgtggcgttaattgctataagattgagtttcggttgttgtatgttgcgattagagttgttgagactgtTACAAAAGCGGCTTGGAgccgaggttttggttgccggtgatttcgagttgaggcggaaaggactctgtgagacgtttgggttatggatttgcattttagttatgttattctcccctaaagacttgggactctgccgagaaacttttgttataaaatcccattgttggatgggtgattttgaatatctcaaagaggcttttaacttgccatgattatggaagttttggaaagaggatgccgagagtggcattgttttgaaaggagaatttaccttgagtaaaagtggcttatgagcctgagatgatttgagaaatgagatctttaaagccaaggctgaaaagagttgaaacttgatttcaaagtgaaatgagttgagaaaatgatttatggcttaaatgccgatttcatgaatttgatgattttgaatgtggaagtactgttttgttgagagccggaatggctgtgtatgtttatacatattgattggttctggattgaaccgtgagccggaatggctgtgtatgatatgaatattggctggttctggaatgaaccgtgagccggatggctgagatggatgttgatccatggatgagattgattgtatgtttatgctgaatcattgataaatgtgaatgttgcacttccactatctgagattacgagtttccctgggtagtagcagtggctagccaccacgtgctccaggttgagacttgatactctgttgaccctatgtcgtaagtgtggccggacactgtgaaagccccggatgagctcgcccccgtaaatattcaccaatgagggtgatggatatggatcatgattatgatcaagtttatgatgagtataactcgagttggggatgcgcgacagagggactgtccaatggttagctaccaggacttgtcgggttggctctataatcgacagatgatatcatcagccactagggacaggcattcatcatatgcatctatgtgacattacttgggtgtgcatattgtacttggcttgcctttgtgattaattgctaattgtcctacttgcaataactgtttgtttgtgcctgcatcttcctatttgtgtttgcatctgggactctgttggattgtggtgattggttgttggttggattgtttgggcctagggccgtggttggaaagggccgtggttggaaagagatgaactgatggttgatttcggttttgtgtttctggtttggaaaaaaaattatgaaaagctattttggttccgcatagataaaccgttttcaaaggcttttgagtttttgagaattgaacggttcttcttttcgaaaagatttccgactttacttttattggaaactgttgtttttgaaaagaggcataagacgattattaatcactgatgcggttatcttcacgtatcttattacagtaattcccaaaaaccctctactgagaaccctttcgaggatgatgttctcaccccctacatttttcccctttcaggatatgggcgcagaagtcacgaagagtttatttagttattgATATGTTCTGTATTGATGTAgattatttattgtaccctcgtctttatcttgatatattctgtgagagggatagggattgtattggttaatgcttgtaaatatatttgtatatatatatatatatatggatgtactctttatgagttttgtaagttgtatggtatctatggatgtatgttatcggataaaagtatttttgggagcgatattgcggtttaaagttttaaacaggctcatattttagtattaaNNNNNNNNNNNNNNNNNNNNNNNNNNNNNNNNNNNNNNNNNNNNNNNNNNNNNNNNNNNNNNNNNNNNNNNNNNNNNNNctctctctctcacacacacacacacacacacacacacagagtaGCAGATACATTAGTAGTCCCTAATTACTGATACATCAATATCTAAAAAGGAGTAATATGACTATTGATTGTCTTGGTTAGGATTAATGTGGGTAAATGGTTCTCTTTTTTGCATGGTTGATATGATTGTTATTCTTATAGTTACTATACTCAATCACTGAGGGAGAATGTTATAGATTGTACTTATCTGTTGTTATATGGATGTTTCTTATTTGGAGTGAAGTTTATTGCCATTAGTGTTGGGCATTTCCATTCGTGGTCATTATGGAAAAATTTTTGGCTGCTGTGTCAGTGTAGGTGTGGTTCTGGAGTCTGCTGAAAATGCTATATTGCTTTGCAGAACACAACTTAATATTGGAGTTAATCAATTCATTCCCTCCGATGGAAAAATAGCTCTTATTACTAGGAGGTTTAGGTTCATAATTCCATCTGCACTTGACATGAAACCTGATAGTAACATGGTGGCAGCTGCTGTGGTGGTTGATGCCATGGTCATGGCTGCCAGTGAAGaagagaagggaagagaaagaataatggaagaaaaggaaaaagaagtggacATTATGGTAAATGTGTATTTTTTTTACAGTAAACGTTATTGAGGacttaattacaaattttaatttttttcagggactcaattacaaacttttaaattatagggaccaatttgcaatttcactgaaagtgtagggactaactgtgtaatttaacctataaattattattttattattcatcatCTATCTCATCCTTATAACTTTATCATTAACAATTTGATGTTTTATCAGTATCTATCTTCAATcactttctcaattttattttgagtttaaaaccctatttttatctttttcaatcgTAAGATTAATAATTTCATAATCTATCATTAATGTCTTTCTCAATTGCCAAATTCTATAATTGTAATTGTTTATAATTCACTATGATGATCGATTTGTTGCAACGACCCTAATCATTATTTATCAATTGTTAGATATGCGTTCTTCATAGCAGGGGAATCACAATTtacagaaaaacaaaaaattttgttgtgaaataaataaataaagaagataaaataaatataaaataaagaagtgtAAATAGAGaactctagtattaatattcactaatattattatctcaatataataaagatattCATATACATTCACTAATATTATATGTTACAATGtacatcaatatatatatatagagagagagagagagagaagtgtTTGATATCGATCTTATGTGTGTGTATATGTCTCTGGCTATACTATTCTATTTATATCCTTACAAGAGGCATTATTTTCAAACCTCGTTAAATACAGTCTCTCTTGATAACATAAGCCTTCCAACCTTAAAAAATTCAGCCTTTCATATTGTGAAAGAAGTCATGGACATCCATATCACAACACTCCTCCTTAGATGTCCATTTAAGATTATACCTCATTAAAATCTTACTAAAAAAATCCAATGAAAAGATttttagtgaagaaaaaagagtacaatatcctttgtgatgaggATTGTCTtgttaaaaaccttgtcaagaaaaac is a window encoding:
- the LOC110270713 gene encoding uncharacterized protein LOC110270713 isoform X1, coding for MGPRTAPVAAASRRGGRLRLSAAGREDDASWRSGRRGAMEQTEPRHAVGVLTVARKEFRSAAAGASSRASTAGNAAAATKLHCRSPLLLGADCRVAAEPVRRPPLFRFNRSFFGSDMGAEVTKSLFSY
- the LOC110270713 gene encoding uncharacterized protein LOC110270713 isoform X2, with the translated sequence MGPRTAPVAAASRRGGRLRLSAAGREDDASWRSGRRGAMEQTEPRHAVGVLTVARKEFRSAAAGASSRASTAGNAAAATKLHCRSPLLLGADCRVAAEPVRRPPLFRFNRSFFGSSC